Proteins found in one Aspergillus chevalieri M1 DNA, chromosome 2, nearly complete sequence genomic segment:
- a CDS encoding ankyrin repeat domain-containing protein (COG:S;~EggNog:ENOG410PXIY;~InterPro:IPR002110,IPR036770,IPR001810,IPR020683;~PFAM:PF13857,PF12796,PF00023,PF13637,PF13606;~go_function: GO:0005515 - protein binding [Evidence IEA]), with protein MLETNSTPFTRNMGILDLPDELLLSIGEYVTSESDLNSLHQVNNRLYRIFDEYRYKYNAKHHEGHALYWAARYGNATTARKSVIAGTSLDPRPWPFTWLREYPFDRHPSIKKHNRGEYWVEDPLTQTIMWNQPGITKMLLELGAYQKSMGVNSAGQPERLILWAATRNRVSALKELLRHGVDVNTKNELERTALIVAARKGNFETVEALLENGADTEVPNMSTGWRPLHWAARLGHLSVVKLLLDSGAEIDAQTSRSLDTPILLAAKHHEFDALEILFDRGANLELAGKENRTVLFHVVRKGSENLTRKFLGRGARPDITCLFEALSDWERDDHYERAKLLLEYGADPNAPIHTPKGPKYLLPWVLRQWYLNVSVIELLLEYGVDVNITGPGYFPPLLSVVFDVNASNEKGETPLLICAAKGNVGIAELLLNHGADPNINVKGQNLLTRAAKWGSGDIINLLNSSEKT; from the exons ATGTTGGAAACAAACTCCACTCCCTTTACACGGAACATGGGTATCCTGGATCTTCCCGATGAGCTTCTCCTAAGCATAGGGGAATATGTCACCTCCGAGAGTGACCTGAACAGTCTCCACCAGGTCAACAATCGATTATATCGCATCTTCGATGAGTATCGATACAAATACAACGCCAAACACCACGAAGGCCATGCCCTCTACTGGGCAGCACGATATGGAAATGCCACTACAGCCCGCAAGTCAGTCATAGCCGGCACTTCTCTTGATCCCCGACCATGGCCGTTCACCTGGCTGAGGGAATATCCTTTCGACCGACACCCGTCGATTAAAAAGCATAATCGAGGGGAATACTGGGTTGAAGATCCACTTACCCAAACCATTATGTGGAATCAACCCGGGATCACCAAAATGCTGCTAGAACTCGGGGCTTATCAGAAATCGATGGGTGTGAACAGCGCGGGCCAGCCAGAACGACTGATTCTCTGGGCTGCAACTCGCAATCGTGTTTCCGCCTTGAAGGAACTCTTGAGACACGGTGTGGATGTCAACACGAAAAATGAACTGGAGCGGACGGCGCTCATTGTCGCGGCTCGTAAGGGAAATTTCGAGACTGTGGAGGCTTTACTTGAAAATGGAGCTGATACTGAAGTGCCTAACATGAGCACCGGCTGGAGACCCCTCCATTGGGCAGCGCGGCTTGGCCATTTGAGCGTTGTCAAGCTTCTGCTTGACTCGGGTGCGGAAATTGACGCCCAGACGAGTCGTAGTCTTGACACACCGATCCTGCTCGCGGCAAAACACCACGAATTCGACGCACTCGAGATACTTTTTGACAGAGGAGCAAACCTGGAATTGGCCGGGAAGGAAAATCGAACAGTCCTGTTCCATGTGGTACGAAAGGGCAGCGAAAATCTGACGAGGAAATTTCTCGGCAGGGGTGCACGCCCTGATATAACATGTCTCTTCGAGGCCCTGTCAGACTGGGAAAGAGACGATCATTATGAACGAGCAAAGCTTTTGCTTGAATACGGAGCAGATCCAAACGCGCCTATTCACACTCCGAAGGGCCCAAAATATCTGCTTCCATGGGTGCTCAGGCAATGGTATCTTAACGTCTCTGTCATTGAGCTCTTGTTGGAATATGGGGTAGACGTAAACATCACAGGGCCTGGTTACTTTCCACCCCTCTTGTCTGTTGTTTTCG ATGTAAATGCTTCAAATGAGAAGGGCGAGACGCCGTTGTTGATTTGTGCAGCGAAGGGGAATGTGGGCATTGCTGAGCTGTTATTGAATCATGGCGCTGATCCGAATATAAACGTCAAAGGGCAGAATCTGCTCACACGGGCAGCCAAATGGGGAAGCGGGGATATAATCAATCTATTGAATTCTTCTGAGAAAACATGA
- a CDS encoding uncharacterized protein (COG:S;~EggNog:ENOG410Q22T;~SECRETED:SignalP(1-20)), which yields MKFFSGLSLTLGILASGVTASPPVGTVTVQLANDQSGANANVKVPTDNSPHPIGTLWAHTSVASGSVVSASSAQLNQFNQDTVCKIVQAHSHVDATLNSRQTWVSLTDGNVMDLTHGFIVCH from the coding sequence ATGAAGTTCTTCAGCGGCCTCTCTCTCACCCTGGGTATCTTGGCCAGTGGAGTGACAGCTTCACCTCCCGTTGGGACTGTGACAGTCCAACTCGCCAATGACCAGTCCGGCGCCAACGCCAATGTCAAAGTCCCAACTGACAACTCGCCCCACCCCATCGGAACCCTCTGGGCGCACACTTCTGTGGCTTCAGGAAGCGTTGTTTCTGCCTCGAGCGCCCAGCTCAATCAGTTCAATCAGGATACTGTGTGCAAGATTGTGCAAGCGCATTCACATGTGGATGCAACCTTGAATTCGAGACAGACTTGGGTCTCGCTGACTGATGGTAACGTGATGGATTTGACTCATGGATTTATTGTCTGTCACTAG
- a CDS encoding purine-cytosine permease family protein (COG:F;~EggNog:ENOG410Q2N8;~InterPro:IPR001248,IPR026030,IPR038271;~PFAM:PF02133;~TransMembrane:10 (i54-76o88-113i125-145o165-186i193-214o226-245i359-380o386-408i429-455o467-486i);~go_component: GO:0016020 - membrane [Evidence IEA];~go_component: GO:0016021 - integral component of membrane [Evidence IEA];~go_function: GO:0022857 - transmembrane transporter activity [Evidence IEA];~go_process: GO:0055085 - transmembrane transport [Evidence IEA]), which translates to MELVLTHPEAPQKGVPALNTSEKKEASWMQTLSIETGGIQRVTDEERQVNTTKFWNACTFWLSANMAVATLNTGVLGGSMGLSFWDSFIVILIMNLFSDLLPAWTAAFGLTGLRMTTFSRYSFGYWGNLLVVVFSMIATTGWNAINSISGAAVLDAVSDGKCPTWAGVIIICMTVWLVCILGITWIHYLDSVIWIPLLIVWCVAAGTGAKHFTAAEVKKFSTHEDHAAAILSFMAVIFSFSVSWVNCAADYNVRMPVDTPRWQIFGATYVGIFVPSVLVQSLGAALYTGTITGTGWQPAYNEAGVGGLLKMALEPAGGFGKILMVLGALSAVPNNIPNNYSFALHAQNFGPWALRIPRIVLVTFGFVAAVIVGCCAAVYFRDTLQTFLSVIGYWTVIHITVVAMEHVFFRHGSVGYDLDAWDDPKKLPFGWAAIGSFLGGFVGAALGMKVAWYVGPVAALVGSGANLGHELTFGMCAVVFGSLRWLERSWGGR; encoded by the exons ATGGAGTTAGTCTTAACACACCCGGAGGCCCCTCAGAAGGGCGTACCCGCCTTGAACACATCcgaaaagaaggaagcatCATGGATGCAGACACTTTCGATCGAAACAGGGGGAATCCAGCGGGTGACAGATGAGGAGCGGCAAGTGAATACGACCAAATTTTGGAATGCGTGCACTTTCTG GCTGAGTGCGAATATGGCCGTTGCGACACTCAACACCGGGGTACTCGGTGGCTCCATGGGCCTGTCCTTCTGGGACAGCTTCATTGTAATCCTgatcatgaatctcttcAGTGATCTTCTTCCCGCCTGGACAGCAGCATTCGGCTTAACGGGGCTGCGCATGACCACTTTTTC ACGATACTCTTTCGGATACTGGGGTAACCTCCTCGTCGTAGTCTTCTCCATGATTGCCACGACCGGTTGGAACGCCATAAACAGCATCTCCGGCGCCGCAGTGCTCGATGCCGTCTCAGACGGAAAATGCCCAACCTGGGCGGgcgtcatcatcatctgcaTGACCGTCTGGCTGGTCTGTATCCTCGGTATTACCTGGATTCACTACCTGGACAGCGTGATCTGGATTCCACTGTTGATCGTCTGGTGTGTTGCTGCAGGCACCGGTGCAAAGCACTTCACCGCAGCAGAGGTAAAGAAATTCTCTACACACGAGGACCACGCAGCTGCCATCCTGTCCTTCATGGCAgtcatcttctccttctccgtcTCGTGGGTCAACTGTGCTGCCGACTACAACGTGCGGATGCCGGTGGATACGCCGCGATGGCAGATTTTTGGCGCCACGTACGTGGGGATATTCGTGCCATCAGTCCTCGTACAGAGCCTTGGAGCTGCGCTGTACACTGGCACCATCACTGGGACTGGGTGGCAGCCAGCATATAACGAGGCTGGCGTGGGAGGGCTCTTGAAGATGGCGTTGGAGCCCGCTGGCGGGTTCGGCAAGATCCTGATGGTCTTGGGGGCGCTGAGTGCTGTCCCG AACAACATCCCAAACAACTACTCGTTCGCTCTCCACGCGCAGAACTTTGGACCCTGGGCGCTCCGCATCCCCCGTATCGTCCTCGTTACCTTCGGATTTGTCGCCGCGGTTATAGTCGGCTGCTGCGCTGCCGTCTACTTCCGTGACACGCTGCAGACCTTCCTGAGTGTCATCGGCTACTGGACCGTTATCCACATCACTGTTGTGGCGATGGAACATGTTTTCTTCCGCCATGGCTCGGTTGGCTATGACCTGGATGCTTGGGACGATCCGAAGAAACTACCGTTTGGATGGGCGGCTATCGGGTCTTTCCTGGGAGGGTTCGTGGGTGCCGCGCTGGGGATGAAGGTTGCGTGGTATGTTGGACCAGTGGCAGCGTTGGTTGGGAGTGGTGCAAATTTGGGACATGAGTTGACGTTTGGGATGTGTGCTGTGGTGTTTGGTAGCTTGAGATGGTTGGAGAGGAGCTGGGGTGGGAGATGA
- a CDS encoding uncharacterized protein (COG:S;~EggNog:ENOG410PMUX;~InterPro:IPR039535,IPR011047): MEQHTLRRRGLALRGVDHDRVSPGYVLYTPLTSRTVHLVSTSGEELHRWTLPYRAGRHARILPDGNLAYNGVHPDPPKMFPMWAKYRGGVMMQVSPSGEILREYQDPRAHHDQNHLDDRTLLYTTLESLTADEAARVQGGIPGSEAPGGTVYADCIKLVDPWSSSTRSSAADFEGSGTGGAKLLWSWRAIDHLDPQRFPLLADYPREHWPLINSVSFDSAGNIVASLRSTSGVIIISRQTGQILWHLAAPVVSQQHCAHELSSGDILIFDNGVYRSGIPVPFSRAIIVSRATKEIVWEYKDRSTGGIGFFTPFMGSAQKLASGNVLLCEAATGRILEVTETETTVWEFVVPQLNDYKGVMAERELHEMEQMGFAYQSNAIFRAYKYRPEEVPWLKAD, from the coding sequence atggaacAACACACCCTTCGCCGCCGCGGCCTCGCCCTCCGAGGCGTCGACCATGACCGCGTCTCCCCCGGCTACGTGCTCTACACACCGCTCACCTCTCGCACCGTGCACCTTGTCTCAACATCTGGCGAAGAATTGCACCGATGGACCCTCCCTTACCGCGCGGGTCGCCACGCGCGGATCCTCCCTGACGGCAACCTTGCCTACAACGGTGTGCACCCAGATCCGCCGAAGATGTTCCCAATGTGGGCAAAATACCGCGGCGGGGTTATGATGCAGGTGTCACCCAGCGGGGAGATTCTGCGCGAGTACCAAGACCCACGGGCTCACCACGACCAGAACCACCTCGACGACCGGACCCTGCTGTACACAACCCTGGAGTCGCTGACCGCGGACGAGGCCGCGCGTGTGCAGGGAGGTATACCGGGGAGCGAAGCACCGGGCGGAACAGTATACGCCGACTGTATCAAATTGGTAGATCCCTGGAGCTCATCAACCCGGTCGTCAGCAGCGGACTTCGAGGGCAGCGGGACAGGCGGTGCAAAGCTGCTGTGGTCGTGGCGTGCGATCGACCATCTGGATCCGCAGCGCTTCCCTCTCCTCGCGGACTATCCGCGTGAGCACTGGCCGCTGATTAACAGCGTATCCTTTGACTCCGCAGGGAACATTGTCGCCTCGCTGCGCAGCACCTCCGGGGTCATTATCATCAGTCGCCAGACGGGCCAGATCCTCTGGCATCTGGCCGCACCAGTGGTGAGTCAGCAACACTGTGCACATGAGCTCTCCTCGGGCGATATCCTAATTTTCGACAATGGGGTTTACCGATCTGGCATCCCGGTGCCGTTTTCACGGGCGATAATCGTGTCTCGCGCGACAAAAGAGATTGTTTGGGAGTACAAAGACCGCAGCACGGGAGGGATTGGCTTTTTCACGCCGTTCATGGGATCGGCGCAGAAGCTGGCAAGCGGGAATGTGCTGTTGTGTGAAGCTGCCACGGGCCGGATACTTGAGGTCACGGAGACGGAAACGACGGTATGGGAGTTTGTTGTGCCACAGTTGAATGATTATAAAGGCGTCATGGCGGAGCGGGAATTGCACGAGATGGAGCAGATGGGCTTTGCGTATCAGAGCAATGCCATCTTCCGGGCGTACAAGTATCGACCGGAGGAGGTACCGTGGTTGAAGGCAGACTGA
- a CDS encoding fungal specific transcription factor domain-containing protein (COG:K;~EggNog:ENOG410PMVM), translated as MIPTPGSWTFINAEDPELNWPRLARLEQTIGALLERLGEDSTSITQPTTHPSPTLPVAALSSNGTGTLSKSDYPSAPPVMVIRDLASDIGVKSPDTSSQVAGLDGLIAPDLALSLFTIFLEHYGRWVLLDSEGDPKALLRTISRSPLLLCACFLIAVRHTTEALANSLAPKLYQYARSLISAALLVAPQPIEFFQAALVLSMWSTTVGQVPLSIDSWLLSGFSLQHSQSSPLFDPVNNAGPATQLSKTTLDNWCLWNHLCLVHLHYCVGTSRQSMLHASQIARCRAVLGSDHATNYELRMVAEIYLYWAVYENISSNALDLLKSLARLQDWKKEWQFVLLQPRAQFLLMGFHFAHLLLYDQSLKTKTARARESVLSEIIRHSTHIIHLAIDTTDERTRHLSDHIYHMITFAAIIICRLLNGYAEQLSLNHNIAELDSLILRLVAWLQSIGLPCHAAHTLGHVIARVHQKVRPGAEQPQRPEQNDNWLGGDLLSYFPEFLGVEPTADGNWDLLPSWGFSPG; from the exons ATGATACCGACGCCAGGTTCGTGGACTTTTATCAATGCTGAGGATCCCGAGCTAAACTGGCCAAGATTAGCTCGGCTTGAACAAACCATCGGTGCTCTACTAGAGCGACTGGGAGAGGACTCAACTAGTATAACGCAGCCGACAACCCACCCCAGCCCTACGCTTCCAGTAGCTGCATTGTCTTCAAATGGCACAGGAACATTGTCAAAATCAGACTATCCATCAGCTCCCCCCGTCATGGTAATCCGAGATCTTGCATCGGATATTGGGGTCAAGTCACCTGATACCAGCTCCCAGGTTGCCGGACTGGACGGGTTAATAGCGCCTGATCTAGCATTATCACTCTTCACCAT CTTCCTAGAACACTACGGCCGATGGGTCCTGTTAGACTCGGAAGGCGATCCTAAAGCCTTACTCAGGACAATCAGTCGTTCCCCGTTGCTCCTCTGTGCCTGCTTCTTGATCGCTGTCCGACATACGACCGAGGCCCTGGCAAACAGCCTCGCCCCAAAGCTTTACCAATATGCCCGGTCGCTGATTTCGGCTGCCCTGCTGGTCGCGCCTCAGCCGATCGAGTTCTTCCAGGCGGCCCTCGTACTCTCCATGTGGTCCACAACCGTGGGCCAAGTGCCGCTGAGCATTGATAGTTGGCTCTTAAGTGGGTTTTCCCTGCAGCACAGCCAATCCAGCCCATTGTTCGATCCAGTAAATAATGCTGGACCCGCCACACAGCTCTCGAAAACAACACTTGACAACTGGTGTCTCTGGAATCATTTATGTCTTGTGCATCTTCACTACTGCGTTGGCACGAGCCGCCAGTCTATGTTGCATGCCTCCCAGATAGCACGCTGTCGAGCCGTTCTCGGCTCTGACCATGCCACAAACTACGAGTTGCGCATGGTAGCGGAGATATATCTCTACTGGGCTGTTTACGAGAACATCTCCAGCAATGCCCTTGATCTATTGAAGTCCCTCGCTCGTTTGCAAGACTGGAAGAAAGAGTGGCAATTTGTCTTGT TGCAACCACGCGCGCAATTCCTCCTCATGGGCTTTCATTTCGCCCATCTCCTTCTCTACGACCAATCCCTCAAAACAAAAACCGCCAGAGCCCGTGAATCGGTGCTTTCGGAGATAATTCGCCACTCCACGCATATTATCCACCTGGCAATCGACACGACCGATGAGCGAACGCGCCATCTAAGCGACCACATCTACCACATGATCACCTTCGCTGCGATTATTATTTGCCGCTTGTTAAATGGGTACGCGGAGCAGCTGTCCCTGAACCATAATATCGCTGAATTGGATTCGTTGATCCTCAGGCTGGTGGCATGGCTCCAATCCATTGGGCTTCCCTGCCATGCTGCACATACCCTAGGACATGTTATTGCGAGGGTCCATCAGAAGGTGCGGCCTGGAGCGGAGCAACCACAGCGTCCCGAACAGAATGATAATTGGCTTGGAGGGGACTTATTGAGTTACTTTCCGGAGTTTCTGGGGGTGGAGCCTACAGCGGATGGGAACTGGGATTTGTTACCGAGTTGGGGATTTAGCCCTGGATGA